The DNA sequence TTTTTTAGCAATACCTAATGAAATTTTTTGATATTCATATCTATATTTACTGTTTGTATTAAGTGATAAATTTGTTTCTAAATTTAAATTCATATCCTCAGTGTTATATTCCGCAGAGATTTTACCTCCAATCTCTTTACCCATTATATCTGCTCTTATGCTAGATTTACTAAATCCCATTCCAATTGTAAGGGTATCTTTTTTATATATAAAATTAAACCCATTTATTGATGGTGCAAATCCTGTAGAAATTGTTGTTTTTGGAGTAAATAAATTAGCTTTTGTAATTTTAAAATCTTCTGTGCTATCATCTTTAGTTACTAAATCTGTTTCTTGGTTTTGTACTTCATCTTGCAACTTTTTATCTACATCAATATCTAAATTTAATAAACCGCCTAAAAAAGTATCTCCTTTTAACATTTTATTTGTTATTAAAAGAGGAACTGATAAATTGGTACTAATATTACTTTTAGACTCATAAGATAAAAATGCTGGATTCCCATATAATCCACCTTCTCCAGTAAAACTATTTGCAGGCTCATAATATCCCGAAGAACCGATGTTTAATTTTATATTTTCATTATCAGCGAAACTAGCTAAACTAATAACTAAAAATATAAAAGTCATTTTTAAAATTTTATTCTTCATATTTATTCCCTCCATTCTAGAACTTAATATTTAAGCTCACTCTATTTACGTTTCCTAAATCTTCTTTTGAATAACTATAATCAATTCCGATTAAATTAATTAATTTTATCCCTAATCCAGCTGTTAACTTTCCACTATTGCTTCCTATCCTAAGAGCTAATCTATCTTTAATCCACACCTCTTCTCCAAATTTTAATGAAGACCTCTTTTTTAATCCAAGTTCATTTTCATATTGAATTGAAGATATAAAATTATCCTTAAATAATCTTAAAGCTCCACCTAGTTTCAAAGTAGATGGCAATTCATCAATAGTTCCTCTTGCTGTATTCCATTTTAATCCATCACCTTTTATATTTGTCAACACCATTGCTAAATACATATAATCTTTATGATTATATAACATTCCTAAATCAACTGTGTATCCATCTGCTTTTGCATTATCCAAAGATTGATTCATTAATTTAACCAAAACTCCAACTCCTAAGTTCTTTTCATATTGAAGTCCTATTCCAAAAATATTTGCTGACTCTTCACTTGAAAATGTCCCCAATTGAGTGTTTTCATCTTGCCATTTTGCAATATCATCAACGCTCAATTTTATATGTGAAAATCCTATAGCCAAACCTTTCCCTGCTGTTAATGGCAAAACAACTTCTGCATTACTCATACTGTTATATCCTGACTCTTTGTCAAATTGCAATAAAGTTTTATCACTAAATGCAAGACCTGCTGGATTATATTCAAATCCTTCTTTATCTGCTACAGCTATAAAAGCATCTCCCATTCCTGTTGCTCTCGTATTTGTTTTTTCTTGTAAAAACCCACCATATCTTTCTGCAGAATAA is a window from the Haliovirga abyssi genome containing:
- a CDS encoding PorV/PorQ family protein, which codes for MKKYLTIFLCILSVSITYSAERYGGFLQEKTNTRATGMGDAFIAVADKEGFEYNPAGLAFSDKTLLQFDKESGYNSMSNAEVVLPLTAGKGLAIGFSHIKLSVDDIAKWQDENTQLGTFSSEESANIFGIGLQYEKNLGVGVLVKLMNQSLDNAKADGYTVDLGMLYNHKDYMYLAMVLTNIKGDGLKWNTARGTIDELPSTLKLGGALRLFKDNFISSIQYENELGLKKRSSLKFGEEVWIKDRLALRIGSNSGKLTAGLGIKLINLIGIDYSYSKEDLGNVNRVSLNIKF